The following coding sequences lie in one Alloacidobacterium dinghuense genomic window:
- a CDS encoding TetR/AcrR family transcriptional regulator translates to MTSTSPSRRAERKERLRGEILAAASKMFADRGYEAVTLRSIAEEIGYTHAVIYQHFPDKAHILAELSRETIGLLIQNFDAIAAKPLRPKERLFATSRGLIQFCTAHPQQFRNVFFGPENRNGIRAGQYIDDIGRPLFRRFVQLFIDVAKDEGLPSKNDIVVAHTWWYTIFGLATLMVIQGVVPDLPDQTLVVEQTIATLWAGVQVVPRLPKSAITKRSGRSSASKQ, encoded by the coding sequence GTGACATCCACATCACCAAGCCGCCGGGCAGAGCGCAAGGAGAGGTTGCGGGGCGAAATCCTTGCGGCCGCCAGCAAAATGTTTGCCGATCGCGGCTACGAAGCTGTGACGCTTCGCTCTATCGCTGAAGAGATCGGCTATACGCACGCCGTGATTTATCAACATTTCCCCGACAAAGCGCATATTCTTGCCGAACTGAGCAGGGAGACGATCGGGCTGCTGATTCAGAACTTCGACGCGATTGCCGCTAAACCTCTTCGACCGAAGGAGCGCCTTTTTGCGACTTCACGCGGCTTAATTCAATTCTGCACTGCCCATCCACAGCAGTTTCGCAACGTCTTCTTCGGGCCGGAGAACCGCAACGGCATTCGCGCTGGACAATATATCGACGATATTGGCAGGCCGTTGTTCCGGCGATTCGTGCAGCTCTTTATCGACGTTGCCAAGGATGAAGGATTGCCAAGTAAGAATGACATAGTGGTGGCCCACACCTGGTGGTACACAATCTTTGGCCTCGCCACGCTCATGGTCATCCAAGGGGTTGTGCCTGACTTGCCTGACCAGACTCTCGTGGTCGAGCAAACGATCGCAACGCTTTGGGCGGGCGTTCAGGTTGTTCCGCGATTGCCGAAGAGCGCAATCACTAAGCGATCCGGCCGATCCAGTGCCTCAAAGCAATAA